The window GCTCATAATCACGCACAAAAAAAGAAgctaaaagggcaacctggtgcatgtagctcccgcttgcgcagggtccaggaaagggtccgaccactttgggtctatagtacgcagcctttccctacatttctgtaagaggctgtttccaggacttgaacccatgacctcatggtcacaaggcaacagctttaccactgcgccaaggctctccTTCACAAAAAAAGAAgctagctcataaaatatttcaaatgttaGCCAACTCATAAAAGAATCCAAAATTTGGGCAGCTAATCCAACATCCATGGCTTCACAGCATCTCAAAATAGAAGGAAAAGTAGCATGGGAACCCGGCTCTTGTTGAATCGCCAGCCATTTATGCAGTAGAAAATAGCACCGGGCTAATGCAGGCACAATTCAGTTCAACTTGCAGCAGCTTCTTCCCAAACTCCCAGGTCAGACTACTTCATGGGATTCAACATTCATTAGTCAGAACTGTGCTTCTAAATATCGAGGTACAAAATTCAaccaccccaccccccacccccccaaAAATAACacgcaaaaaatcactatgataatAACATCAGATCTTAAACTGGTAGACACAGCATCCATAACTGCGCCTATCAGCATAGACACAATTGCGTGTAGCACCAAAGTAGACTCATTTTCCGCATAGTGGATGCTTCAGTAGATGATTTGCGGCATGAATTCACAAGGGTTTGTAACATCTGCAAGGTTTTCAGACGGCGCTTGCCTGTGTAAAAGAATGAACAGATAATTTGCCGCATGTAACTAGAATATATATTTTTTCTGGCTTGTCTGTGTTACACTGGAATTATTACATCCAAAAGGCAGAAGCTTGTAAACTGGTTGGAAGTATTTTACCTTCTGCCATGTCAATGAAATCTGATTCCTCTCACGCGCAGCTGTACAGCTGAAGAGATATTACCAAACATAGGATAGCCTCCACTGTTATATGAAAACAGCAATGTATCAAAAACTGCATTCGGTTTTCTTTCTACATCAACACAAACATCTTCAGAAGGGCTTATCTAATCAGTTTAAGATCCGAGATTATTCTCATATATAGTGATTGATATGTTCAGAAAATGAATACATACCATGGCAAAACTGACTAGAGGGCACTCCACCTGGCCACCACCCATTCGCCGAAACATGCAACGCAATCGAGCCGTGATGCAGCGCTACGAAATCATAGTCATTTGATTTGCCATGGAAATAGCGAAATACTATGCTCAGCTACCTTACGAATTATCCGGGCCAAATGTCAGTTTTGCCCTCGGACCTCCAGCGCCCCCTATAAGAACACACACACTGACTAGCAGAGTCACCAATCACCAACAGCagtccccttccttccttctcctattGATCCTTAAGAAGCATCGTTCGTTGGTCCCGAAGAAAGAGATGGAGGTGAAGAAGAGAGCGGCAGCCATTGCCGCCCTGTGCATCATGCTCCTCCTCGTGCTGCCGTCCGGGCAGCGGCAGCAGGTGTCCGCCGTGTCCGACTTCTGCAAGTGCTTCAACGACTGCTACCCTGGGTGCAGGAGCCCCGGCGTGCCGCGCTGGCTCTGCATCCCGTTCTGCGCCAACAAGTGCAGCCCCAACACCAACCAGGCCGGCGACGGTGTCGGCTCTGCGGCTGCCACATGCAGGATGGCCTGCAAGATACACATCTGCGACTATTCAGAGGGGCCAGCCGGTAAGACATCAGACCACATTGatcacattcttcttcttcttgatgagttGAATCCGTGTGTTCTTTCACTTTTGAAAGCAATCATTTCTTCATTTGTCCTGATGATTTCTGTGGTTCTTGCATTGCTATTTTGCAGATGCAGCTGACGCCGACCTCTGCATGCAGAACTGCAACAAGATGAAGATATGGAGCCACAAGGCCCATAATTAGCTTCCAAGCTGCTCTAGAGGAGAAAAGGATTTTAAGAGCTAGCTTGTCGGTCATGGGATCGTATATATACGATGTTGAACTGCTGTGATTGTGGCAGCTACCAATAAAATGAGTTTCTGTGTCTGTCATGTCATCTATACTATTAAATGCAGAGGCATATCAATATTAATTTTAATCGGTGTTAATTTGATTTGGCCAACACCTGATTCGATCATGACTACCAAAATTTATTTGCCTTTTTAATTTGCAAGGAAGAAGTGAAAACAAACATCTCAAGCTAACTCATAGACGAGCTAAAGTTCAAATGTTACCCAAGCCGTGGAAACCTTCGCCACATCTCAgagaaacaaggaaaaaacataccaCAAGCAAAGTAGTATTGCTACTGAAACTTAAAAGCAAAGGCGGTAATCGATGTACAGAGGCAAATCAAGGCTAATATTGTTTTACCCATCCCTGTCCTGATAAGAACTAAATCATTTCTTCAGAAGCAACAGCAAATGCGACGTTTTTTTTTTCCATCAGGAACAGGCGAGCCATTTTATTTCTCATCAAAGAAGGCAAAAAAGCGCCGAAACCCGGCCCTGTATATAAACAGTAGCAAATAGCACCAGGGCTAAGGCAGGTGCAATTTGGTTCAGCTTACAGGAACTTCTTCCCAACTCCCAGGCCAGACTACTGATGGGATTCATTCAGCATTCATTGGTCAGAACTCAGAACTAAGTTTCTAAATGCTGATACAACATGGGCGCACACTAAAGTGCTAGCAAGATCAATCGACTGATGAATTTAGCAAAAAACTGATTAATTCCTACAAGTGCACTCCATAGCTGACCGTGCATGGTACGTATAGAGGGTCCATCTCCACGGCGAGCATACAAATGGAAGAAACTACACCAACTACTCTCTGCATCTTGTGCGATGGCCGAAACGTCTTACCCGATGTGGGCGACGTGTACGTGTTTATATATGCAGGGGCGCACCTCCCTGTACAGCGCATACAAAGTTGTTGGAGATTACATCTTGAAGAGAAAGGAAGATCTTAGCTAGAGATAAACCTCAACAGCCTAGTCTATCTAACTAGGACTCCTAACAACCGAAGCAAACAAGATAACAGGATAGGTGCGGCTAGGTGCCGGCCAGATATGATGTGTGTTTGACACATCTCAGCCACTCGAATGTAACTTCAGATAACTGAAGAGGCAGCAATACCACCTGTCAAACATATATGTACTATAAGAAAGGTCTGCTATCTCCCGGTTGTCCCTACATCCTACTCCCTACACCCTCATGAACAGTAAATTAAAACGAAAAACAGAAAATTTGTGACAacaaacgtgttcacatgttttaggTGCTTGTTCATTTTTGTCGAGAAATATCGTCCGATGAGCTCTACACATGAGAAACAAAATCAGTGCTCAAAAGTCCTCAAAACTCTGAGCAGTGAAATCCTTTTATTGTGTAGAGTTCATCAAATGTTTTTTTAGGCATGAAAGCTTGCAAGCACGTACAAAATTTTATTTGATGGCatgaaatttcagatttttttttctgttttttaatttactGTCATGAAGGGCACCCGGGAGTTGAAAAACCACTCTCCTTATCCCAATAGCGGCCCATCTCAGCGACACTTTATCAGCCCTGTTCAGTATCCCAGCCCATTCCACTGAGAGCCCATGGTTTTCCTTTAGAAATTGATTGGACGAGAAAAAAAATGCAATGAAAACACTATTTGTCATTAGCTAAAACAAATAAGAACAAATTTTATTTGCCGGGAAGCGACACGGCAACTTTGAAAGAAGTGGTAAACAAGCATTTTGTAAAGTGGAATGAAGTGCAAGTGctctttttttgttcatatgtatgtGTCGAAAAATATAATGTATCCACGCAAACAGTAGATTTGTGCACGCAGGAAGGATTCGAGATCAAGGATGTGTACCTGGTTGCAAGAGTTTTGCACTTGCACTAACTAAACCTGCATCAGTACGCAATGAAACAGAGCATTTATCTACCGTCCATTAGCAACTGGGACTCCCAAGTTCAGTGGAAACTGGAAAGCATGGAATGCAATCATATATTTTGCCTTGTCCAAAATTCTCTATTAAGTGGGTGTTAATCATTCATTAGCAAGCTAATCATATACCATACCATAAGCATGGCACTATTAAGAAAGGCACCAAAAACCAAAAAACACTTACTTTACAATAATCAGCTGAGCTCTGTAAGGCTGCCTCCACTTTTCTGGACCTACTATCCACTTCACTCGgttgggtggaggcatggggaacTTAATTAGCTGCGAGAGCGGGTGTACGAACCAAGTCCTGTAATTAATCATCTTATTCTTCTTCAGGGAGAAAACTCAGGGAACCTATGTACATAGAGCATGTGAGATAACCAAGATTGTTTATGTCTTTGACATGATATTATATGAAACCAATCGAATCAGTAGAATCATACAAAATCAAAACGAAAAATGTCATTAGAAACAACGCATCATCATTGGTTGTATTTTGTAGTATGCCAGAGTGAGACTACAATGCATCTTAGATGGGAGTCACTAAAAGCAACTAGTGACTGTGACTCTACTCCGCATCTTTTCCTTTCTACACTCTGGAAAGCAACAcctttgtggttgttgaatgctacTTCTACTGTTTTAATATTAATTCCTTTTAGAAGCAAAGATGCACTTGGGTGACCAAGTATGGTGGAAGTACAGTTTATAGGTTATGACTACTCAAGAAGAACGAAAAATAATGAAACTTGCATAAGGTAAACAACTAAAATAATACATGGTCAGTTCTGGGCACCTAGCTTCATTTCTAAGTGATATTGGTTTGCCAGGACCAATAGCATAGATGCAGGGTAAATGTCTATGAAAAAAAAGGTATAAGTAGTTTGCCAataaatatataaataaataaacaaGAAGAACGGGCACTCTTGATATACAAAAGAAAAATCAAAGTATTAAATAACCTGCCTTACAACTATTAAAGTCTCAGGCAGAAAAAAACAGAGGAAAAGTACAGTTAGAAGGGTATACTTAGGTTGCTTAACAGAGTATTATGCGCATCATCAGCGGTTTGACACATCAGATTAAATGAACGTAGAGTAGTCGCATAATCATCTCACAACATTACGTGGTGAGCGGCTTGACATGGGCTTGAGAATGAGTACATATAGGTTGAACAGCAGTTATTTTCTTTGGTTCATTCTACCAGCTTTCCCCAATCTCAACCTTTTGCTCAATGCCTTTTAATTCATTGATTGATTCCTGAAGTTGACATTTTGACGCCCGTAAGGGTAGTACTCATCATGTTAAAAAGAAAGGAGAAGTTGAACACCTCATAAACTCATCCAACAACCAATAGTAAAATAAAGTCTCTCAAGCCACAAATGGGCCGGGTTATTGTTACCTCCTTTGTCGCTTGAGTCCTTCTGAAAGGAATGTCAAATTGGTATAGAACTGGGAACCTGGCTTTTGGATAATGGAATCTGCAGGCCATTAGGGAGACCGTGTCTGATTAATTATTCAACAAACTAAGCTAACCCCGGCATGTACCCCACTGCTAGTGCTAGAGTAGCCTTTATAAATGGGAAGGATTGATGATTCACTTCACAAGCTGCAAGGAACAAGAATACACCACCAACATCGATCAGGTAGCAGGAGCAATGACAGGGTTTTCCTCTCCATGCGGCGCATGCAAGTTCCTTCGGAGGAAGTGCGTGAATGGGTGTGTCTTCGCCCCACACTTCTGCCATGAGCAAGGGGCTGCACATTTTGGAGCCATCCATAAGGTCTTTGGTGCCAGCAATGTCTCAAAGCTCCTCACGAGCCTCCCGGCGATCGACCGCAGAGAGGCTGCAGCCACCATCTCCTACGAGGCACAGGCCAGGCTACATGATCCTGTCTATGGTTGCGTCgcgcacatatttgctctgcagcaGCAGGTTAGTCAGTTCTGCATTAGTGCTGCACTCACACTGACTTCAACAACAATTCTATTGCTTTCTCAAATTTCATTTGGTGAACTGCTAATTGCATGGACAGTAATAACTCAAAACTGATGTCATGTGATGTTCTCTTAGGCTGTGAATCTGCAAGCACAGTTGGAGTCATTAAAGGCCCAGGCACCACAAGGGTACACAAATACTTATTCCGCATCAAGCCCTGAAGAAGACAGTATTAAGGCTGAGGTTATGGCTTGCCAGAAAGGGGAAGCCAGGATGCCACGGCCAGCAGAATTATGCCCCTCTGTAAAGAGTGAAAGTGAGAGCTACTTTGGAAATGGCCTTATGACCTGCAATTCCATGCAATCTTCTCAGGATTACAACATTTCACATGTATATACACCTGACTATACAGCCCCGTTTAATGATGATGGTATCCACAGTAGCACCATGTTTCCTGTTGATATCCAAGAATATCTGCAAGAGAAtgggaattattggcactgaggacCTCTAGTCGGTTGCCTTTGCATATGTCAACTAGGTGTGTCACATCATGTGTTTGGTAACTGCAAAACTAGAATGTTCCATGAGCAGCCTGTACTAAAATGCTGAATCAAGCAGGGTGTA is drawn from Triticum dicoccoides isolate Atlit2015 ecotype Zavitan chromosome 6B, WEW_v2.0, whole genome shotgun sequence and contains these coding sequences:
- the LOC119326183 gene encoding uncharacterized protein LOC119326183, with translation MEIAKYYAQLPYELSGPNVSFALGPPAPPIRTHTLTSRVTNHQQQSPSFLLLLILKKHRSLVPKKEMEVKKRAAAIAALCIMLLLVLPSGQRQQVSAVSDFCKCFNDCYPGCRSPGVPRWLCIPFCANKCSPNTNQAGDGVGSAAATCRMACKIHICDYSEGPADAADADLCMQNCNKMKIWSHKAHN
- the LOC119325894 gene encoding LOB domain-containing protein 29-like, yielding MIHFTSCKEQEYTTNIDQVAGAMTGFSSPCGACKFLRRKCVNGCVFAPHFCHEQGAAHFGAIHKVFGASNVSKLLTSLPAIDRREAAATISYEAQARLHDPVYGCVAHIFALQQQAVNLQAQLESLKAQAPQGYTNTYSASSPEEDSIKAEVMACQKGEARMPRPAELCPSVKSESESYFGNGLMTCNSMQSSQDYNISHVYTPDYTAPFNDDGIHSSTMFPVDIQEYLQENGNYWH